One segment of Pyrococcus sp. ST04 DNA contains the following:
- the thiE gene encoding thiamine phosphate synthase gives MNLRKRLRLYVITDRRLKPEIESVREALEGGATAIQLRIKNAPTKEMYEVGKEIRRLTTEYGALFFVDDRIDVALAVDADGVQLGPEDMPIKVAKEIAPNLIVGASVYSLEEAVRAEKEGADYLGAGSVFPTKTKKDVKVIGIKGLRRIVENVKIPVVAIGGINIENAREVLRTGVAGIAVISAVMGAENVRKATEELRKIVEEVLR, from the coding sequence TTGAACCTTAGGAAGAGATTAAGGCTATATGTAATAACCGATAGAAGACTTAAACCGGAAATTGAATCCGTAAGAGAAGCTCTGGAGGGGGGAGCAACCGCAATTCAGCTCAGAATAAAGAATGCTCCAACAAAAGAAATGTATGAGGTGGGAAAAGAAATAAGGAGACTAACCACAGAATACGGGGCACTGTTCTTTGTCGATGACAGGATAGACGTGGCCCTAGCCGTAGATGCAGACGGTGTTCAGCTGGGCCCCGAAGATATGCCCATTAAAGTGGCAAAGGAAATTGCCCCAAACCTCATAGTTGGTGCCTCTGTTTATTCCCTTGAAGAAGCTGTAAGAGCAGAAAAAGAAGGAGCGGATTATCTTGGGGCTGGCTCGGTCTTTCCTACAAAAACGAAGAAGGATGTTAAAGTTATAGGAATTAAAGGGCTGAGAAGAATTGTAGAGAACGTTAAAATTCCCGTCGTTGCAATTGGAGGAATTAACATTGAAAATGCTAGGGAGGTTTTAAGAACTGGAGTGGCTGGAATAGCTGTAATATCTGCTGTTATGGGTGCTGAAAATGTTAGAAAAGCCACGGAAGAACTTAGAAAAATAGTTGAGGAGGTGTTAAGATGA
- a CDS encoding bifunctional hydroxymethylpyrimidine kinase/phosphomethylpyrimidine kinase, translating to MRLVKTALTIAGSDSGGGAGIEADLKTFTAFGVHGLVAITSVTAQNTQAVTAIHDIPPEVVSEQIKAVAEDIGVDAAKTGMLSNAEIIKAVAKTVKEYDFPLVVDPVMIAKSGAPLLREDAVEALIKHILPLATLVTPNRFEAEKLSGMKIKTVEDAKTAAKKIAEETGAHAVIVKGGHIEGNEAIDVLYHNGTFREYRAPRVEGCTHGTGCSFSAAITANLAKGFPLEDAIKIAKEFITLGIATGHKIGKGHCPVNQSAWIEIPAEKWRTYEELTKAVREFENLNPVKLIPEVGTNFVYSLPHPYARTKEDVAGVKGRIVKYGNSVKAVGPVEFGASDHLARAVLTYMKFYPEYRSAINIKYSEEIIDLAKEEGLIVSFYDRREEPLEVKEREGATIPWGIETAISRAKKRPDLIYHLGDVGKEPMILIFGKTPKEVLEKIRIIL from the coding sequence ATGAGACTTGTTAAAACTGCACTAACGATAGCTGGAAGCGATAGTGGAGGAGGAGCAGGAATAGAGGCTGATCTTAAGACATTCACGGCATTTGGAGTTCATGGTCTAGTTGCAATAACCTCCGTTACTGCACAAAACACTCAAGCCGTCACCGCCATCCACGACATACCTCCCGAGGTTGTTTCAGAGCAAATTAAAGCGGTTGCAGAAGACATAGGGGTAGATGCAGCAAAAACAGGAATGCTGAGCAATGCAGAAATTATAAAAGCAGTTGCAAAGACCGTAAAGGAATATGACTTCCCTCTAGTTGTAGATCCTGTAATGATAGCCAAGAGCGGCGCCCCATTACTCAGAGAAGACGCTGTGGAAGCTTTAATTAAACACATCCTTCCCCTAGCAACACTCGTGACTCCCAACAGATTTGAAGCAGAAAAGCTGTCCGGAATGAAGATAAAAACAGTGGAGGACGCAAAAACAGCCGCAAAAAAGATAGCCGAGGAAACAGGAGCTCATGCTGTTATAGTCAAGGGTGGTCACATAGAAGGGAACGAAGCTATTGACGTTCTCTACCATAATGGAACGTTTAGAGAGTACAGAGCGCCCAGGGTTGAAGGGTGCACACATGGAACTGGATGTAGCTTTTCTGCAGCAATAACTGCAAATCTTGCGAAGGGATTTCCCCTGGAGGATGCAATAAAAATAGCAAAGGAATTCATAACCTTGGGGATAGCTACAGGACACAAAATAGGAAAGGGTCACTGCCCAGTCAATCAATCTGCATGGATAGAGATTCCAGCAGAGAAGTGGAGAACCTACGAAGAGCTGACTAAAGCTGTAAGGGAATTTGAGAACCTAAATCCAGTCAAACTAATTCCCGAGGTTGGAACAAACTTTGTCTATTCCTTACCACATCCATACGCTAGAACAAAAGAAGATGTTGCTGGAGTAAAAGGAAGGATAGTCAAATACGGCAACTCTGTAAAAGCTGTGGGACCTGTTGAATTTGGAGCAAGTGACCACCTAGCCAGGGCAGTTCTAACTTATATGAAGTTTTATCCGGAATACAGAAGTGCGATAAACATAAAGTACTCTGAAGAAATAATTGACCTTGCAAAGGAGGAGGGCTTAATAGTATCATTCTATGATAGAAGGGAGGAGCCCTTAGAAGTTAAAGAAAGAGAAGGAGCAACAATCCCATGGGGAATTGAAACCGCAATTTCTAGGGCAAAGAAGAGGCCTGATCTCATATACCACCTGGGAGATGTCGGCAAGGAGCCTATGATCCTAATATTCGGTAAGACTCCAAAAGAAGTCCTTGAAAAGATTAGAATCATTCTCTGA